One Aegilops tauschii subsp. strangulata cultivar AL8/78 chromosome 2, Aet v6.0, whole genome shotgun sequence genomic window, TCTACCGGGTCCAGGGCATAAACCGGTCCGACGCACTTacatgtgtcgtcgccgccatcttccggtgtcaaccttggcaggtcCTCCGCCATTGACGTTACCACGGCGCCAAACGACGACCTCCACCTACACGAGCCTTGGAAGGTCCTCCGCCATGGACGCCACCACGATGCCAAACGACGACCTCCACCTACGCGAGTCCATCTCCAAGCAACGGACGTAGATCCATCTAGGATAGGTCCGCACCATCGCCGTCGCCCACCACCCACAAGCGCCACCAATCCCAAGGTTTCCAAAGCGGCGTCTTCAAGAAAAGAACGGCGCCGTGAGTGCCGCCGCCGCCCAAAAAAGTTAAGACTTTCGCCCGCAAGACCTAGGGGAAGGAAAAATGAGAATATCAGTCCATACCGACGTCTCTAAGGAGGGAACGGCGCCCTAGGCGTCGCCGTCGGCGCGGCCGTCCCGCTAGCTACGTTGCAGACGGTGCTTTCTGCGTCCAATTCCGTCCAATTCTCTCTAGTGATCATTGATACCCGATAAGTGATGAGAGCACTATGCGATCGAGCGAAATGAGCACGTGGTGCGGTCCATAGGCACTGTCGTTTTGCAGAAGTGCGGTGCTCACTTCGAGCTTTCTCTCCCCATGCGTCGGATAAATTCCACACCCCTAGGGTTTGCTTTTTTCTACCTTTTGTcatttcactgttttgtcctcGCACCATGCTGCTACTGTGCTACATATCGCCTAATCGGTTGCATGCATCACTTTTGCGATGTCTATCTCCTAGCTAGCGAACTTCTTTTTATCTGTCGAAATGTCTAGCGTTTCGCACGTGCTAGAAACCTTCGAGACGCCAAACTCGGATGAGGATGACAGAAAAGATCTTACCCAGAGCGTAGGTTTGCTGATATGCATGTTCCTGTTTTTTCTGTTTGAGGGGATATATGAATGTTTCGTTTTCCCATCATCATCATTGACCAAGTGAAGACAGATAAACATATACACATGCTGATCTCAATAGACTTCTATCCCAAGTTTGCCGCGGCGAGCGGAAAGAATATGGAAGAAATAGTACTTGATTCCGACCACAGTGGAGTGGAGTGCATGCCCACCTTCGCTTGCTTCAAATCTGGAGTCAAACCGGCGACTTCCACAGACTGACCTCATGCATGACCTCTTTTCCCTCGTCATGCAGGGAGATCATCAGCACCTACTGCTGCGAAGTTCGGCTGCTCGGCCTCCGACTCCTGGGCGCGATCTCCCTGGGCCTGGGCCTCGAGGAGGACTACATCGAGAATGTGCTGGGCGAGCAGGAGCAGCACATGGCCGTGAACTACTACCCGCGGTGCCCTAAGCCGGACCTCACCTACGGCCTGCCCAAGCACACGGACCCCAACGCCCTCACCATTCTCCTCATGGACCCCCACGTCTCCGGCCTGCAGGTCCTCAAGGACGGCGCCCAGTGGATCGCCGTTGACCCCCGGCCCAACGCCCTCGTCGTCAACCTAGGCGACCAGTTGCAGGTAAAATTCCTGCGAGCCATCAACAACTAGATTAATTTACGCAGTTGGGACTTGTGGGCGACGAGCTGATGCAGACTATGTACGTACAGGCGCTGAGCAACGGCGCGTACAAGAGCGTCTGGCACCGCGCGGTGGTCAATGCGGCGCGGGAGCGCCTGTCGGTGGCATCTTTCCTGTGCCCGTGCAACAGCGCGGTGATCGGCCCGGTGGCCAAGCTCGTCGGCGACGGGGACGAGCCCGTGTACCGCAGCTACACCTACGACGAGTACTACAAGAAGTTCTGGAGCAGGAACCTGGACCAGGACCATTGCCTGGAGCTCTTCACGGGTCAGAAGTGATCCGTGTGCACAAGCTTGCCTCATCCACGACGCAGCATTACTCAAATAATAAATGCCCCCAATGTGCGGGGTTACTCGAGTTGTTTGAACTTGTTTTTGCTTGAGCACAACGTATTTATCGATGTTCATCTTGTATTGTACTCCCTATATACtagtgtgtgcgcgcgcgcgcgcgcacgcgcTTGTTTATTAATTGTGATCCTACTTGTAACGACATATGGTACACCAGTGCAAGAGAAAACACTATGTAATAAATTTGCTGTCCAGGAGCTGAGCTCACCAAACCAAAATGTTAGAGCATATATAATAAGCCCTATTAAGTAGGCTGTAGTGTGTTTCCTACCATCATCAGAATCCTATTTGGAAGTGAGAAGGTAAGAGAAGAGAAAAGAGCAAATGAAGCTGGCACACTGTgtaccgtccagcctaaacacaTAAAGCTAGAGAAAAAGAACCTCAGTGCGCGAGCGTTAGAAGCATGTGTTTCACTAGATGATTCCCCGCGCGTTGAGGTGGGACGTTAGCAATCGAATCAGCTCGTGTGAAGGGTGAGAGTAGCGTTTTGGCACATGGGAGCGCATGCTCTTGGCTTTTAAAATGTGTTTTAAATATATTTGAAatatcaaaaaaattcaaacaaaaactTGGCTCGTACATCTCGATATTTTACATGCTCACAAAGTCGTTTCATGAAAAACGATAACTTATGTGTCGCGGGTGAAAACAACAAAATCCGGTGTTAAGAAATGCTTTTCACAAGACATCATTttgtcttttttacacaagccacataAAATGTCGGGTTTCTCCGAAACTTGACGTGCACACATATAATGTCGAGATGTATGCGCCAAATttttgtttcaaattttttcacactttgaatttttttttgcgTGCAGGAGCGCGCGCTCCCGGGAGCACCAACAGATTTCCGGAACAGTAGTCACAACCCATTTTTTTTCCTAAATCTTGGTTGTGAACCTAGAAGCATATACACGCATGATTTACCTTGCAATTTTTTCCTAACATGACCAACTTTTGATTCACATTCACTTTCAAGTTTAATTGGAGGCCATGAAAGTTtcacaaaagaaaaaaaaatcagaaattgcATAAGGGAGGAAAGGAATTTCCTTAGATTAACATTTTCCCTATTTTATTTGTGTGAACCAGGGTTTGAAAATAGTTTAAATTGGGCATTAAAACTATGGGTAAAACCCTGGATAAaagaaagaaaacagaaaaacaggaataaaaagaaaatacttTGCAAATAGGCCCATTAGTAATTGCCCAAAATAGTTTGTCAAAATCCTCTAGAAAAATGTCCACGCAATTAGAAATATCCCAAAAAGATTTTAGATGAAGTTGTTGTTTCGAAGAAAATTCAAATTATAATAAGAGAGAGCAGAAATGaaaagaataaaagaaaaagaaaaaagggggCAAGGGCCAGGTAGCCAGCCAGTCGCGGCCCAGCCAGCTAGCCAACCCACCGccgcgctctctctctctcgctctccttctctctctttctACCAGGCGGGCCCCGCACGTCAGCTCCGCCCCTACCTCGCGCAACTATCGCCGACGCACGCGCGCACGAACCCGAACCCCATCCGCGCACGTATGTACGTCGACATGCTACAGCCGCTCCCCAACCTCAGCGTCCATGTCTgttactagtaaggtacacgtgcattgcacgcatgagatttggcaaccaaattatgaataaatatcacattatagcatgtaagctttgagtcatatacgCATAAtatagatgttcgtttaatttttatagttcatctcattcaaaatcaattaatttttataaaaaaagctaatctattttaagattcatggaattgtgcgttctaaagcataaagtaaaaaacaaataatgacaATTCATCTAGAGAAAAAAAATTGgccaattatgatacggaagattctagaacaaaggagaaatgcttgtgttttgaggtttgtgcattatgctcaagttcaaccatggagtcttctagattgtatatgtggcaaaatctgatggaatgtagatgatatccaatggccagtagtgctcggatttgtcATCTCTGCATCGTCGGATTGGCTttatccaacgaccatctttcaaagttattcgcacactatataggtgtataTAAATACCCCCGGACCCTCCCCTTTTCTCCCCGGTCAATCGAGCCTGAGTGCCGCCAGGCTGCTGGCAACGCACCCGGCCGTCCACCATTGACCTAAATGTCGCAGGCTTGATTCTGACAAGGCCAGAGCCCC contains:
- the LOC109760158 gene encoding flavanone 3-dioxygenase 2, producing MATQLLSTVAHRDTLPEGYTRPENDRPQLADVVTDSNIPLIDLASPDKHRVIAEIDQACRTYGFFQIINHGISEELLEKVMAVGLEFFRLPPEEKAKLYSDEPSKKIRLSTSFNVRKETVHNWRDYLRLHCHPLEEFVPDWPSNPETFKEIISTYCCEVRLLGLRLLGAISLGLGLEEDYIENVLGEQEQHMAVNYYPRCPKPDLTYGLPKHTDPNALTILLMDPHVSGLQVLKDGAQWIAVDPRPNALVVNLGDQLQALSNGAYKSVWHRAVVNAARERLSVASFLCPCNSAVIGPVAKLVGDGDEPVYRSYTYDEYYKKFWSRNLDQDHCLELFTGQK